From the genome of Candidatus Poribacteria bacterium:
CAAGGAGATGGTCGCGTTCGTTGGCAAGTTGCTGTAACTCAGTGGCATCTTCAATATACTGTGCTACCTTTTCGCGGAGTATTTGATTCTCTTGTTCGAGCGTCTTTAGCCGTTTCTCGTTTCCATTATGCGCTTCTGCTCTCGTTTTTAGCCCTTTGTTTTCCTCTAATAGAAACGCGCGCTGTTGATTTAAGCGGTTATGCTTCTGCTCAAGCGAGGTATAGTCCGCTTTAGAGTCGGCTAACTGCTGTTCAAGGTGCCCGATCTCTGGGTCAGGTGCCTCGCTTTGTTGCTGTTCATCTTCTAAGTTGTGGGCGTACTGAGAGCCTATTTCTTCTAATTGCTCTATGCTTGAGAGGTCCACTCGTCCGTTGGTATGTACGACTTCTACAGATTCGTATGTTGTGTTGAGGAGTTTGTAGCCGTGTTCAACGACTGCGGAACGTTCATCGCTGAGAAGTGCCCAGACGACTTCGCCAAAGTCGCCGCCCTCTATGAGGACATCGGACGTTTTGAAGAACGTTTCGATTTCGGAAATTTCCATATAGCCGACTCGTGAGATTGCATCCTGCGCCTTTTCGGTAAGGAATTGGCTGACTTGCACTTCAATTGAGACTTCGGAATTTTTTATCTCAGGTTCCGCTGTGCCAACGACGCCCAAAAATACGTCAGTTAGGTTTACAAGTAGTTCTCGTCTAGATAGCGCATACAGGCGATCCACATCAAGGACAATACCGGTAGAAGCACTTAATTGGAAGATTTCCTTTTCGTCCAGAAGTAGGTCTAAAAACCACGTAAGTTGGTCCCGCTGTATATGCAATTTTAGATTTGGATTTGACATTGTTATGCTCCGATTTTTTACAGCAAGTTGGCCCTTTCCAGTAAAGGATAGGGACCCCGGCGTTGCGAGTTACGCCGAAATAAGAATTAAATTTTAATAATTTTTTCCTGTCCTTTCTTCACACTACGCGTCGCGTTGCGCGCGTCAACAACTAATTGAGCATGTTCCACGAGCCAGCAGTAGTCTATGACATCGTGGTCGGTTAAGATGACAACGCAATCGGCATTTTCTACCAGATCCGCTGTCAAGGGCTCCGAGTGATAGATGTTTCTGTCATCAAGAGACAGGTCTTTTACATACGGGTCATGATATAGAAAATCCGCTTTTTTGTCAAGAATTAAACGAATTACGTCAAGGGCAGGCGATTCGCGAATGTCACCGATGTCCTTTTTATAGGCGATACCTAAGATTAATAATTGTGCGCCATTCAATGGTTTGTGCTGAAGATTCAGCGCATGGATGATTTTGTCTACCACATATTTTGGCATCTCGCTATTGATTTCAGTGGCGAGTTCGATGAATCGAGCGTGGTACTGATACATCTGTGCTTTCCAAGAGAGGTAGTGCGGATCGATCGGGATGCAGTGTCCGCCAAGCCCGGGGCCTGGGTAAAACGGCATAAATCCGAAAGGCTTCGTGGCAGCAGCGTCAACGATTTCCCAGACATCCAGATTCATCCGGTCGCAGATAAGCGCGACCTCATTGATTAAGCCGATATTGACGCTCCGGAATGTGTTTTCAAGGAGTTTCACCATTTCTGCCGTTCGGGGTGAGGATACTGTATGGGTTTTATTGATGAACTGCGCATAGAAGGTTTCAGCGACATGCGTACATTGCGGGGTAACACCGCCTATAATTTTGGGGGTGTTTGTCATGGAGTATGTACTATTTCCCGGCTCAATACGCTCCGGCGAGAAAGCGAGATAGAAATCGCGTCCGACTTGTGTGGTGTCAGGAGATGTATCTTTACTAAAATAGGCGTTGAGTTCTGGTAGGATAATTTCTTCGGTTGTGCCGGGGTAGGTGGTGCTTTCGAGGATGACCAGTTGTTCGGGGTGCAGGTGTAGCGCGACCTGCTTTACTGCTGCAGTAATAAACTGCATATCGGGTGTTCGGTTTTCACGCAAAGGGGTCGGTACGCAGATATTGACCGTATCCAGTTCCCCAAGCACACTGAAATCTGTTGTTACCTGAATCTGTCCGGACCGAATAAGCGGCGCGAGGACTTCATTGGTGACATCAGGCACATCGGAGATGCCCTGTTTCAATCGTTCTATTTTTTCTGAACAGATGTCAATACCTGTAGCTCGGAACCCCGCGCGTGCAATAGCAACCGTAAGTGGCAGTCCGACATATCCAAGTCCGATAACGCCAGCGCGAGCTGTCCGGGTTTCTATCTTTTCAAGAATCATTTTTTAGTAGCCAGCACGTTGCTGCGTAAACATTTGTGAAAATTTTTTCGGGGCGGTCCCCATTCTGATCCGTCCGTCTAATATAGTGGTAATAACTCTCCTGTCCAAGTCCA
Proteins encoded in this window:
- a CDS encoding NYN domain-containing protein is translated as MSNPNLKLHIQRDQLTWFLDLLLDEKEIFQLSASTGIVLDVDRLYALSRRELLVNLTDVFLGVVGTAEPEIKNSEVSIEVQVSQFLTEKAQDAISRVGYMEISEIETFFKTSDVLIEGGDFGEVVWALLSDERSAVVEHGYKLLNTTYESVEVVHTNGRVDLSSIEQLEEIGSQYAHNLEDEQQQSEAPDPEIGHLEQQLADSKADYTSLEQKHNRLNQQRAFLLEENKGLKTRAEAHNGNEKRLKTLEQENQILREKVAQYIEDATELQQLANERDHLLAEKERMAEQLKEYEQIKSAKETFTTDLKLVEEAIYKGHQELEDFQTTLDNHFDILENCHQGARSALNQIRQTLTYLDDTQQLTEGESPYSLTTEQPRVGVFVDVQNMFYAAKDRYGRRVDYIKLLDLIVGPRYLMGAYAYVVQIPEIDQAPFLSLLQHNGYTIKSKDLRLRGDGSAKGDWDVGIAVDVVSMLSSLDVVILASGDGDFCPLAELIKQQSKRVEVVAFEHNTSMDLQQIADQFYPIGDELLI
- a CDS encoding nucleotide sugar dehydrogenase — encoded protein: MILEKIETRTARAGVIGLGYVGLPLTVAIARAGFRATGIDICSEKIERLKQGISDVPDVTNEVLAPLIRSGQIQVTTDFSVLGELDTVNICVPTPLRENRTPDMQFITAAVKQVALHLHPEQLVILESTTYPGTTEEIILPELNAYFSKDTSPDTTQVGRDFYLAFSPERIEPGNSTYSMTNTPKIIGGVTPQCTHVAETFYAQFINKTHTVSSPRTAEMVKLLENTFRSVNIGLINEVALICDRMNLDVWEIVDAAATKPFGFMPFYPGPGLGGHCIPIDPHYLSWKAQMYQYHARFIELATEINSEMPKYVVDKIIHALNLQHKPLNGAQLLILGIAYKKDIGDIRESPALDVIRLILDKKADFLYHDPYVKDLSLDDRNIYHSEPLTADLVENADCVVILTDHDVIDYCWLVEHAQLVVDARNATRSVKKGQEKIIKI